A part of Botrytis cinerea B05.10 chromosome 2, complete sequence genomic DNA contains:
- the Bcpex6 gene encoding Bcpex6: MSIATSSSSSAMGLPLKNKKRKRRHQNKPAISARLILDEHVKGDIGIISGDLAKDLCLGQSGVPDDTVHYIAISPCSPSTAVEDSTWTVVPVRSSNNLATSTVQFSPENPTLQAFAETLQRVAPSKLSSNSRSGIEIRVLDIVPLPLETVFVTIEAESAKRLENGEGTFHGEHPQMNGHTKSLSNGTRPEDKLTKAIREALRSLRVVHTGDYVQLPLQPHPITHVPPPPAKVTLSEPVGQGLLSPKTKIIVTQTGHYAKGSRKHTVIPLNGGLNQVTEEDEDTKTDTEIESSADNDSLSDDSMEDMISLQVPVLPSHNASGISTIQPGSPQTVIPGGRRATGIATPGSVFSSFTATTRAGGQSGRLFKTQGLARPLSDEMLHPKPNSDDDEEARIFVDINSLTKIGCFSGDWVRLEAAAEPPANGVGLWGLGSFGDVEEEKPWRPVKVFGLPESYSHRPMTKIPRSKQEGRRLSFFESQVQKPASPLAYMSPLLLANLENTSYCRIAPLKRSPQILKTPLAKINSFSNPPIAKDLTLMKISTPASNERTLQNALFAGLKKYFSQKRRIIRKGDLIAVPIDQGLGRTLQSSTGEDFEIDEMFSHASLAEAEPTKSAKTTAAAWYRISYVGLTKDSSDTNDEDDIWGGVVSIDASNTRMMQSGSENSRLPATMENSWEYYLGLKSLSKTDLESSAIPEVKKPHVTTLQRRLRELIAAATSPRAMHLNLPPLAILLVSTQRSIGKATLAANACADIGLHTFKLDAKDVINESGGGSDVKTAGFLEARAERAMNCGPAFCALLIRHIECLTADRMVTTLKDIQTGTRVVIATTTEVDKIPDGIRGLFTHELEMTAPDEWEREGILRAIIEDQAISLAPDVDFSSVAVKTAALVAGDLHDVVDRALVARNSRIEALAAASTNSENVVTVRDILLSAGPAGRCLTKVDFDVAVDFARKNFADAIGAPKIPNVGWDDVGGLSNVKEAVMETIQLPLERPELFAKGMKKRSGILFYGPPGTGKTLLAKAIATEFSLNFFSVKGPELLNMYIGESEANVRRVFQRARDARPCVVFFDELDSVAPKRGNQGDSGGVMDRIVSQLLAELDGMSDGDDGGGGVFVIGATNRPDLLDAALLRPGRFDKMLYLGVSDTHEKQETILEALTRKFTLAPTLSLARVASTLPFTYTGADFYALCSDAMLKAVTRQASYVDSHLAKLNSERGSEGKGKVSTAYWFDHYAKEDDLRVVVQEEDFEAAGRELVPSVSAGELEHYARVRGQFEGNKDKDKAAQRPSSSSSSRSSRKGKGKGRADVKGKGKAKDMGDWDENAEDGYYNGTDDEQLNGTIRVKPKGKESVQGLFQDGSMEDEENLY; the protein is encoded by the exons ATGTCAATCGCAACAAGCTCTTCGAGCAGTGCAATGGGGCTCCCGTTGAAAAATAAGAAACGGAAAAGAAGACATCAGAACAAACCGGCCATCTCTGCGAGATTGATTCTGGATGAGCATGTGAAAGGGGATATCGGAATCATATCTGGGGATTTGGCAAAAGATCTGTGTCTAGGACAGAGCGGTGTACCTGATGATACCGTTCATTACATTGCGATCTCTCCTTGTAGCCCCTCGACAGCAGTTGAAGACTCGACGTGGACTGTTGTTCCTGTTCGGTCCTCGAACAATTTGGCAACTTCCACTGTGCAATTCTCACCCGAAAACCCAACTTTACAAGCATTCGCGGAAACTTTGCAGAGGGTCGCGCCTTCCAAATTATCGAGCAACAGTCGAAGCGGAATTGAGATACGCGTCCTAGACATAGTACCTTTACCCTTAGAGACAGTGTTTGTTACGATCGAGGCGGAATCTGCGAAGAGATtagaaaatggagaagggACATTTCACGGAGAACATCCACAGATGAATGGGCATACAAAGTCACTTAGCAATGGAACAAGACCTGAGGATAAACTGACCAAGGCAATTCGAGAAGCCTTAAGATCGCTGAGAGTTGTGCACACGGGAGATTATGTTCAATTACCTTTACAACCTCATCCAATCACCCACGTTCCTCCCCCTCCAGCAAAAGTCACCCTTAGCGAGCCTGTAGGACAAGGACTACTGTCACCTAAAACCAAAATAATCGTCACCCAGACTGGACACTATGCAAAAGGTTCACGGAAACACACAGTCATCCCATTAAATGGAGGGTTGAACCAAGTGACGGAAGAGGACGAGGATACAA AAACAGACACCGAGATTGAAAGTAGTGCCGACAATGACAGTCTTTCGGATGACTCCATGGAAGATATGATTTCTCTTCAAGTACCCGTATTACCATCTCATAATGCCAGCGGAATCTCGACGATACAGCCCGGATCTCCCCAGACGGTTATTCCAGGCGGACGAAGAGCAACCGGTATTGCTACCCCCGGCTCTGTATTCTCCTCTTTTACCGCGACTACTCGTGCAGGTGGACAAAGTGGAAGATTGTTCAAAACGCAAGGATTAGCAAGACCGCTCTCTGACGAAATGCTGCACCCAAAGCCTAatagtgatgatgacgaggagGCAAGAATATTCGTTGATATTAATTCTCTAACTAAAATCGGATGTTTCTCAGGAGACTGGGTGCGGTTAGAAGCAGCTGCAGAACCACCTGCCAATGGCGTTGGGCTTTGGGGACTGGGGAGCTTTGGAGATGTAGAGGAGGAGAAGCCCTGGCGACCTGTGAAAGTTTTTGGTCTACCCGAAAGCTATTCACATCGCCCCATGACCAAAATACCACGTAGCAAACAGGAGGGCCGAAGGTTGTCGTTCTTTGAATCACAAGTCCAAAAACCAGCAAGCCCACTGGCTTATATGTCTCCTCTACTTCTTGCGAACTTGGAAAACACATCATACTGTCGCATTGCACCTCTGAAACGATCGCCGCAAATATTGAAGACACCATTAGCTAAGATCAATAGCTTTTCGAATCCCCCCATAGCAAAAGATTTAACTCTCATGAAGATTTCAACACCTGCTTCAAATGAGCGCACTTTGCAAAACGCTCTCTTTGCTGGACTGAAAAAGTATTTCTCTCAAAAGAGGAGAATCATAAGGAAGGGTGATCTCATTGCCGTTCCGATTGATCAAGGTCTTGGGCGAACTTTACAATCGTCAACAGGCGAAGACTTTGAAATCGATGAGATGTTTTCACATGCATCATTGGCTGAGGCAGAACCAACTAAATCGGCCAAGACTACTGCTGCAGCTTGGTACAGAATAAGCTATGTTGGTTTGACAAAGGATAGCTCAGATACcaatgatgaagacgatatATGGGGTGGCGTTGTCTCAATCGACGCATCAAACACACGTATGATGCAATCGGGTAGTGAGAATAGTCGATTACCTGCAACTATGGAGAACTCTTGGGAGTATTATCTTGGTCTGAAGTCACTTTCTAAGACTGACCTCGAATCCAGCGCAATACCGGAAGTTAAAAAACCACATGTCACAACTTTACAGCGGCGTTTGAGAGAGTTGATTGCCGCGGCTACAAGCCCTAGAGCTATGCATCTGAACTTACCACCGCTTGCAATTCTTCTTGTCTCCACCCAACGTAGCATTGGAAAAGCAACGCTAGCAGCTAATGCGTGCGCAGATATTGGTTTACATACGTTCAAGCTTGATGCTAAAGATGTTATCAACGAAAGCGGCGGTGGAAGCGACGTTAAAACTGCTGGATTTCTAGAGGCACGCGCTGAAAGAGCTATGAATTGCGGTCCCGCCTTCTGCGCACTTCTCATACGCCATATTGAATGTCTTACTGCCGATAGAATGGTCACTACATTGAAAGACATTCAAACTGGAACGAGGGTTGTGATTGCAACTACAACCGAGGTAGACAAAATCCCAGACGGTATTCGAGGTTTGTTCACCCACGAACTCGAAATGACTGCTCCTGATGAGTGGGAGCGGGAGGGAATACTTCGTGCTATCATTGAAGACCAAGCAATTTCTCTAGCACCAGATGTGGATTTCAGCTCCGTCGCCGTAAAGACCGCTGCCCTTGTAGCTGGCGATTTGCATGATGTTGTGGATAGAGCTCTCGTGGCGCGTAACTCTCGGATAGAAGCACTCGCAGCTGCATCCACAAATTCTGAAAATGTTGTTACAGTTCGCGATATTTTACTTTCTGCTGGGCCAGCAGGTCGTTGCCTTACCAAAGTCGATTTCGATGTTGCAGTAGATTTTGCAAGGAAGAATTTTGCTGATGCGATTGGTGCACCTAAAATTCCAAACGTCGGTTGGGATGATGTTGGTGGACTGTCCAATGTCAAGGAAGCAGTAATGGAAACTATTCAATTGCCTCTGGAGCGACCTGAACTATTCGCCAAAGGCATGAAGAAACGATCTGGCATTTTGTTCTACGGTCCTCCTGGAACCGGAAAGACTTTACTGGCAAAGGCCATTGCCACGGAATTTAGTCTCAATTTCTTTAGTGTTAAGGGACCAGAATTGCTGAACATGTACATCGGTGAATCCGAAGCCAATGTTCGGCGAGTCTTCCAGCGTGCACGTGATGCACGACCCTGTGTTGTTTTCTTCGATGAGCTTGATTCTGTGGCACCCAAGAGAGGTAACCAAGGAGACAGTGGTGGAGTGATGGACCGTATTGTATCACAATTATTAGCCGAGCTAGATGGCATGTCCGATGGAGACGACGGTGGTGGAGGAGTCTTTGTCATTGGTGCAACAAATCGACCGGACCTTCTCGATGCAGCCTTGTTGAGACCAGGAAGATTTGACAAGATGTTGTACCTGGGAGTAAGCGATACCCACGAGAAGCAAGAAACTATTCTAGAAGCTTTAACGAGAAA GTTCACACTTGCTCCTACGCTATCTCTTGCTCGTGTTGCTTCTACGCTTCCTTTTACATATACAGGTGCCGACTTTTATGCACTTTGTTCGGATGCTATGCTTAAAGCTGTGACTCGCCAAGCATCCTACGTGGATTCACATCTCGCCAAACTTAACTCCGAACGCGGAAGCGAGGGTAAAGGAAAGGTTTCAACCGCTTACTGGTTTGACCACTACGCAAAAGAAGATGATCTTCGCGTAGTCGTACAAGAGGAAGATTTCGAAGCTGCAGGAAGGGAATTGGTTCCTAGTGTTAGTGCTGGAGAATTGGAGCACTATGCGAGAGTTAGAGGCCAATTTGAAGGCAATAAAGATAAAGACAAAGCCGCGCAAAGACCCAGCTCATCGAGTAGCTCAAGGAGCtcgaggaaaggaaagggaaaagggaggGCAGATGTcaaaggcaaaggaaaggCCAAAGATATGGGTGACTGGGATGAGAACGCTGAGGATGGTTATTATAATGGCACTGACGACGAACAACTTAATGGTACTATCAGAGTGAAGCCAAAGGGAAAGGAATCTGTGCAAGGATTGTTCCAAGATGGAAGcatggaagatgaagaaaatctatattaa
- the Bcpex6 gene encoding Bcpex6, with protein MSIATSSSSSAMGLPLKNKKRKRRHQNKPAISARLILDEHVKGDIGIISGDLAKDLCLGQSGVPDDTVHYIAISPCSPSTAVEDSTWTVVPVRSSNNLATSTVQFSPENPTLQAFAETLQRVAPSKLSSNSRSGIEIRVLDIVPLPLETVFVTIEAESAKRLENGEGTFHGEHPQMNGHTKSLSNGTRPEDKLTKAIREALRSLRVVHTGDYVQLPLQPHPITHVPPPPAKVTLSEPVGQGLLSPKTKIIVTQTGHYAKGSRKHTVIPLNGGLNQVTEEDEDTSNDQFYSAAEDRYKTDTAFEGESDYVTETDTEIESSADNDSLSDDSMEDMISLQVPVLPSHNASGISTIQPGSPQTVIPGGRRATGIATPGSVFSSFTATTRAGGQSGRLFKTQGLARPLSDEMLHPKPNSDDDEEARIFVDINSLTKIGCFSGDWVRLEAAAEPPANGVGLWGLGSFGDVEEEKPWRPVKVFGLPESYSHRPMTKIPRSKQEGRRLSFFESQVQKPASPLAYMSPLLLANLENTSYCRIAPLKRSPQILKTPLAKINSFSNPPIAKDLTLMKISTPASNERTLQNALFAGLKKYFSQKRRIIRKGDLIAVPIDQGLGRTLQSSTGEDFEIDEMFSHASLAEAEPTKSAKTTAAAWYRISYVGLTKDSSDTNDEDDIWGGVVSIDASNTRMMQSGSENSRLPATMENSWEYYLGLKSLSKTDLESSAIPEVKKPHVTTLQRRLRELIAAATSPRAMHLNLPPLAILLVSTQRSIGKATLAANACADIGLHTFKLDAKDVINESGGGSDVKTAGFLEARAERAMNCGPAFCALLIRHIECLTADRMVTTLKDIQTGTRVVIATTTEVDKIPDGIRGLFTHELEMTAPDEWEREGILRAIIEDQAISLAPDVDFSSVAVKTAALVAGDLHDVVDRALVARNSRIEALAAASTNSENVVTVRDILLSAGPAGRCLTKVDFDVAVDFARKNFADAIGAPKIPNVGWDDVGGLSNVKEAVMETIQLPLERPELFAKGMKKRSGILFYGPPGTGKTLLAKAIATEFSLNFFSVKGPELLNMYIGESEANVRRVFQRARDARPCVVFFDELDSVAPKRGNQGDSGGVMDRIVSQLLAELDGMSDGDDGGGGVFVIGATNRPDLLDAALLRPGRFDKMLYLGVSDTHEKQETILEALTRKFTLAPTLSLARVASTLPFTYTGADFYALCSDAMLKAVTRQASYVDSHLAKLNSERGSEGKGKVSTAYWFDHYAKEDDLRVVVQEEDFEAAGRELVPSVSAGELEHYARVRGQFEGNKDKDKAAQRPSSSSSSRSSRKGKGKGRADVKGKGKAKDMGDWDENAEDGYYNGTDDEQLNGTIRVKPKGKESVQGLFQDGSMEDEENLY; from the exons ATGTCAATCGCAACAAGCTCTTCGAGCAGTGCAATGGGGCTCCCGTTGAAAAATAAGAAACGGAAAAGAAGACATCAGAACAAACCGGCCATCTCTGCGAGATTGATTCTGGATGAGCATGTGAAAGGGGATATCGGAATCATATCTGGGGATTTGGCAAAAGATCTGTGTCTAGGACAGAGCGGTGTACCTGATGATACCGTTCATTACATTGCGATCTCTCCTTGTAGCCCCTCGACAGCAGTTGAAGACTCGACGTGGACTGTTGTTCCTGTTCGGTCCTCGAACAATTTGGCAACTTCCACTGTGCAATTCTCACCCGAAAACCCAACTTTACAAGCATTCGCGGAAACTTTGCAGAGGGTCGCGCCTTCCAAATTATCGAGCAACAGTCGAAGCGGAATTGAGATACGCGTCCTAGACATAGTACCTTTACCCTTAGAGACAGTGTTTGTTACGATCGAGGCGGAATCTGCGAAGAGATtagaaaatggagaagggACATTTCACGGAGAACATCCACAGATGAATGGGCATACAAAGTCACTTAGCAATGGAACAAGACCTGAGGATAAACTGACCAAGGCAATTCGAGAAGCCTTAAGATCGCTGAGAGTTGTGCACACGGGAGATTATGTTCAATTACCTTTACAACCTCATCCAATCACCCACGTTCCTCCCCCTCCAGCAAAAGTCACCCTTAGCGAGCCTGTAGGACAAGGACTACTGTCACCTAAAACCAAAATAATCGTCACCCAGACTGGACACTATGCAAAAGGTTCACGGAAACACACAGTCATCCCATTAAATGGAGGGTTGAACCAAGTGACGGAAGAGGACGAGGATACAAGTAATGACCAATTCTATTCCGCTGCGGAGGACAGATACAAGACCGATACTGCTTTTGAAGGCGAATCTGATTATGTTACAGAAACAGACACCGAGATTGAAAGTAGTGCCGACAATGACAGTCTTTCGGATGACTCCATGGAAGATATGATTTCTCTTCAAGTACCCGTATTACCATCTCATAATGCCAGCGGAATCTCGACGATACAGCCCGGATCTCCCCAGACGGTTATTCCAGGCGGACGAAGAGCAACCGGTATTGCTACCCCCGGCTCTGTATTCTCCTCTTTTACCGCGACTACTCGTGCAGGTGGACAAAGTGGAAGATTGTTCAAAACGCAAGGATTAGCAAGACCGCTCTCTGACGAAATGCTGCACCCAAAGCCTAatagtgatgatgacgaggagGCAAGAATATTCGTTGATATTAATTCTCTAACTAAAATCGGATGTTTCTCAGGAGACTGGGTGCGGTTAGAAGCAGCTGCAGAACCACCTGCCAATGGCGTTGGGCTTTGGGGACTGGGGAGCTTTGGAGATGTAGAGGAGGAGAAGCCCTGGCGACCTGTGAAAGTTTTTGGTCTACCCGAAAGCTATTCACATCGCCCCATGACCAAAATACCACGTAGCAAACAGGAGGGCCGAAGGTTGTCGTTCTTTGAATCACAAGTCCAAAAACCAGCAAGCCCACTGGCTTATATGTCTCCTCTACTTCTTGCGAACTTGGAAAACACATCATACTGTCGCATTGCACCTCTGAAACGATCGCCGCAAATATTGAAGACACCATTAGCTAAGATCAATAGCTTTTCGAATCCCCCCATAGCAAAAGATTTAACTCTCATGAAGATTTCAACACCTGCTTCAAATGAGCGCACTTTGCAAAACGCTCTCTTTGCTGGACTGAAAAAGTATTTCTCTCAAAAGAGGAGAATCATAAGGAAGGGTGATCTCATTGCCGTTCCGATTGATCAAGGTCTTGGGCGAACTTTACAATCGTCAACAGGCGAAGACTTTGAAATCGATGAGATGTTTTCACATGCATCATTGGCTGAGGCAGAACCAACTAAATCGGCCAAGACTACTGCTGCAGCTTGGTACAGAATAAGCTATGTTGGTTTGACAAAGGATAGCTCAGATACcaatgatgaagacgatatATGGGGTGGCGTTGTCTCAATCGACGCATCAAACACACGTATGATGCAATCGGGTAGTGAGAATAGTCGATTACCTGCAACTATGGAGAACTCTTGGGAGTATTATCTTGGTCTGAAGTCACTTTCTAAGACTGACCTCGAATCCAGCGCAATACCGGAAGTTAAAAAACCACATGTCACAACTTTACAGCGGCGTTTGAGAGAGTTGATTGCCGCGGCTACAAGCCCTAGAGCTATGCATCTGAACTTACCACCGCTTGCAATTCTTCTTGTCTCCACCCAACGTAGCATTGGAAAAGCAACGCTAGCAGCTAATGCGTGCGCAGATATTGGTTTACATACGTTCAAGCTTGATGCTAAAGATGTTATCAACGAAAGCGGCGGTGGAAGCGACGTTAAAACTGCTGGATTTCTAGAGGCACGCGCTGAAAGAGCTATGAATTGCGGTCCCGCCTTCTGCGCACTTCTCATACGCCATATTGAATGTCTTACTGCCGATAGAATGGTCACTACATTGAAAGACATTCAAACTGGAACGAGGGTTGTGATTGCAACTACAACCGAGGTAGACAAAATCCCAGACGGTATTCGAGGTTTGTTCACCCACGAACTCGAAATGACTGCTCCTGATGAGTGGGAGCGGGAGGGAATACTTCGTGCTATCATTGAAGACCAAGCAATTTCTCTAGCACCAGATGTGGATTTCAGCTCCGTCGCCGTAAAGACCGCTGCCCTTGTAGCTGGCGATTTGCATGATGTTGTGGATAGAGCTCTCGTGGCGCGTAACTCTCGGATAGAAGCACTCGCAGCTGCATCCACAAATTCTGAAAATGTTGTTACAGTTCGCGATATTTTACTTTCTGCTGGGCCAGCAGGTCGTTGCCTTACCAAAGTCGATTTCGATGTTGCAGTAGATTTTGCAAGGAAGAATTTTGCTGATGCGATTGGTGCACCTAAAATTCCAAACGTCGGTTGGGATGATGTTGGTGGACTGTCCAATGTCAAGGAAGCAGTAATGGAAACTATTCAATTGCCTCTGGAGCGACCTGAACTATTCGCCAAAGGCATGAAGAAACGATCTGGCATTTTGTTCTACGGTCCTCCTGGAACCGGAAAGACTTTACTGGCAAAGGCCATTGCCACGGAATTTAGTCTCAATTTCTTTAGTGTTAAGGGACCAGAATTGCTGAACATGTACATCGGTGAATCCGAAGCCAATGTTCGGCGAGTCTTCCAGCGTGCACGTGATGCACGACCCTGTGTTGTTTTCTTCGATGAGCTTGATTCTGTGGCACCCAAGAGAGGTAACCAAGGAGACAGTGGTGGAGTGATGGACCGTATTGTATCACAATTATTAGCCGAGCTAGATGGCATGTCCGATGGAGACGACGGTGGTGGAGGAGTCTTTGTCATTGGTGCAACAAATCGACCGGACCTTCTCGATGCAGCCTTGTTGAGACCAGGAAGATTTGACAAGATGTTGTACCTGGGAGTAAGCGATACCCACGAGAAGCAAGAAACTATTCTAGAAGCTTTAACGAGAAA GTTCACACTTGCTCCTACGCTATCTCTTGCTCGTGTTGCTTCTACGCTTCCTTTTACATATACAGGTGCCGACTTTTATGCACTTTGTTCGGATGCTATGCTTAAAGCTGTGACTCGCCAAGCATCCTACGTGGATTCACATCTCGCCAAACTTAACTCCGAACGCGGAAGCGAGGGTAAAGGAAAGGTTTCAACCGCTTACTGGTTTGACCACTACGCAAAAGAAGATGATCTTCGCGTAGTCGTACAAGAGGAAGATTTCGAAGCTGCAGGAAGGGAATTGGTTCCTAGTGTTAGTGCTGGAGAATTGGAGCACTATGCGAGAGTTAGAGGCCAATTTGAAGGCAATAAAGATAAAGACAAAGCCGCGCAAAGACCCAGCTCATCGAGTAGCTCAAGGAGCtcgaggaaaggaaagggaaaagggaggGCAGATGTcaaaggcaaaggaaaggCCAAAGATATGGGTGACTGGGATGAGAACGCTGAGGATGGTTATTATAATGGCACTGACGACGAACAACTTAATGGTACTATCAGAGTGAAGCCAAAGGGAAAGGAATCTGTGCAAGGATTGTTCCAAGATGGAAGcatggaagatgaagaaaatctatattaa
- the Bcfol2 gene encoding Bcfol2 — MVQFANLEGSKEEAEKENKEFNGASSKRKLENHGEGGEVSKKKKKKSKANGHGHRRHSVSSKPARDPRDEATADTPEETPIEVSRSPSPVIDFDGLSRPSKGARERLDESPEQAAIRMTKLTGAVRTILECIGEDPDREGLLATPERYAKALLYLTKGYQENVRDIVNDAIFNEDHNELVIVKDIEVFSMCEHHMVPFTGKMHIGYIPDRNVIGISKLPRIADMFSRRLQIQERLTKDVAHAVMEILKPQGVAVVMESSHLCMVMRGVEKTSATTITSCVLGCIEKREKTRNEFFSLVGLNRR; from the exons ATGGTACAATTCGCCAATTTAGAGGGGAGCAAGGAGGAagcagagaaggagaataaagaattcaatggCGCAAGCTCCAAACGCAAATTGGAGAATCATGGGGAAGGCGGGGAAGtgagcaagaaaaagaagaagaagtcaaaGGCCAATGGCCATGGACACAGAAGACACAGCGTCAGCTCCAAACCTGCCCGAGATCCAAGAGATGAGGCAACTGCAGATACTCCAGAAGAAACTCCAATTGAAGTCTCCAGAAGTCCAAGTCCAGTCATCGATTTTGATGGATTAAGCCGTCCTA GTAAAGGCGCACGAGAGCGTCTTGATGAATCCCCGGAACAAGCAGCCATCCGAATGACAAAATTGACCGGCGCAGTTCGCACAATTCTCGAATGTATAGGTGAAGATCCAGATCGAGAAGGTCTCTTGGCCACGCCAGAACGTTATGCAAAAGCATTGCTGTATCTCACAAAAGGATACCAGGAAAATGTTAGGGACATTGTTAATGATGCAATCTTTAATGAAGATCACAATGAATTGGTCATTGTCAAAGACATTGAGGTCTTCAGTATGTGCGAACATCACATGGTTCCATTCACCGGAAAG ATGCACATTGGCTATATTCCGGATCGAAATGTTATCGGTATCTCGAAGTTACCCCGAATTGCAGATATGTTCTCGCGCAGATTACAAATTCAAGAGAGACTTACAAAAGATGTTGCGCATGCTGTGATGGAAATTCTCAAGCCACAAGGTGTAGCAGTTGTTATGGAATCGAGCCACTTATGTATGGTTATGCGAGGAGTTGAGAAAACAAGTGCTACAACCATTACAAGTTGTGTTCTGGGTTGCatagaaaagagagagaagactAGAAATGAGTTTTTCAGTTTGGTGGGTTTGAACAGACGATAG
- the Bccdc8 gene encoding Bccdc8: protein MAVANIDPYPYRVSADPISRGSFILIEGLDRAGKTTQVKKLCDKLYASGRNVKLMRFPDRTTAIGQQINSYLQSSTALPDQSIHLLFSANRWEKAQEIRDLIAQGYTIVCDRYYYSGMIYTSSKYSIDSPNHLSLEWCKNPEIGLPMPDRVIFLDLEPEEAEKRGGYGDEKYETREMQRRVRNGFLSLQNSAVPGFEQEQRIMKAIDAGDGLDEVAEKIWHAVKDIVEQIEKGEHGELGVVR, encoded by the exons ATGGCAGTTGCCAACATAGACCCCTATCCTTACCGTGTGTCTGCAGACCCAATCTCCCGTGGCTCGTTCATATTGATTGAAGGACTCGACCGAGCTGGAAAAACAACCCAAGTAAAGAAGCTATGTGATAAGTTATATGCTTCTGGGCGAAATGTCAAGCTCATGCGATTTCCTG ACAGAACAACCGCAATTGGGCAACAGATAAATTCCTACCTACAATCCTCTACTGCTCTCCCAGATCAGTCAATACACCTTCTTTTCTCGGCAAACCGATGGGAGAAAGCCCAAGAAATTCGAGATTTGATTGCCCAAGGGTACACAATCGTTTGTGATCGTTATTACTATTCCGGAATGATTTACACCTCCTccaaatattcaattgattccCCAAATCATCTTTCCCTCGAATGGTGCAAAAATCCCGAAATAGGACTGCCGATGCCAGATAGGGTGATATTTTTGGACTTAGAGCCCGAGGAAGCGGAAAAGCGAGGCGGGTACGGGGACGAGAAATACGAAACAAGGGAAATGCAGAGAAGAGTCAGGAATGGATTCCTATCATTGCAAAATTCAGCCGTCCCAGGGTTCGAGCAGGAGCAACGTATAATGAAGGCCATCGATGCAGGCGATGGTCTAGACGAGGTTGCAGAGAAGATATGGCATGCCGTGAAGGATATAGTAGAGCAgatagagaaaggagagCATGGAGAGTTGGGTGTTGTTCGATGA
- the Bccdc8 gene encoding Bccdc8, whose product MAVANIDPYPYRVSADPISRGSFILIEGLDRAGKTTQVKKLCDKLYASGRNVKLMRFPEQPQLGNR is encoded by the exons ATGGCAGTTGCCAACATAGACCCCTATCCTTACCGTGTGTCTGCAGACCCAATCTCCCGTGGCTCGTTCATATTGATTGAAGGACTCGACCGAGCTGGAAAAACAACCCAAGTAAAGAAGCTATGTGATAAGTTATATGCTTCTGGGCGAAATGTCAAGCTCATGCGATTTCCTG AACAACCGCAATTGGGCAACAGATAA